Genomic window (candidate division KSB1 bacterium):
ATAAAGAGATTGGTCAGCCGCTTGCCTTTTTCCCGGATTGCTTCAATTGATGCGCGCTCAAAGATTTCCAGGCCACTCTCAACCGCAGCATAAGACAGGATTGGCGGAGTCCCGCAAATGAACTTCGAGATATCGTCAGCTGGTTTGTATTCTGTGTCAAAAGCGAATGGATCGGTATGTCCCAACCATCCGGTCAGGGGTTGGGTAACCTCCTTGAGCAGGGCCTCTTTGACATAGAGATACGCTGGCGCACCAGGTCCGCCATTCAGATATTTATAACCGCAGCCAACGGCAAAGTCGGAATCAGTACCGTTTAAGTCTATCGGGATAACACCCGTGCCATGACTCAAATCCCAGATGACCAGGGCGCCTTTGGAGTGAGCCGCTTGCGTGACCCGCCGCATATCATGAATATGACCGTTTTTGTAATTGACATGACAAAGCATCACAACGGCTACGGACTCATCTATAAGTTCTTCTATCGCATCATCCCCTTCAGGAAGCAAACGGCGTTCATAGGTCCCGCCTATAATTTCCATGACGCCTTCTGAAATATACAGATCTGACGGAAAGTTCTCCTGCTCCGAAACGATCACGTTGCGGTCCTTTCTTAACCGCAGCGCAGCAACCAGCACTTTGAACAGGTTGACCGAAGTACTGTCAACGACGACGACTTCTCCGGGTTTAGCGCCAATGAGCGGAGCAATCTTATCCCCCAGGCGTTGCGGCATGGTTATCCATTCCGCCTCATTCCAACTGCGAATTAGACCCATGCCCCAATCCTTCTGTACAGTCTTTTCCATTTGGTGAATCGTAGTTCTGGGAAGGGCTCCCAGGGAATTGCCATCGAGGTAAATCGTATTTTCCGGCAAAGCGAATTCGTCGCGAAACTCGGACAACGGGTCTTCTCGATCCAGCTTTGCACAGTCTTCTCGCGTAAGCTTAGCCATTTGCCCTCCTTAAAGCAGCGATTTTTTTCCATTCAGAGCTTGGGCGTTTGCGGACAATTCTAACCAGCAAGCCGAAGCGGCAACAAGATAAGACAGTTTTTGCTGAAAGTCAACACCCCGATTATTTTGTTCTCCGGACTGGTTTTTCAGTGTTGAGTGAGATCTTTTTCTGGGAGACCCGGGAATTCGCCTTCTTCATCATGACAATAATGCCCTGACATTCGCTCCAAGTCCTTCCAAAACACCAATCAGTAAGTAAAAGTTCTCCGGGTAGCCCCATCTGCTAAACCGATCGACCCAGCCTGGCATGCTCGAGAGTTTCATAACCGCTTGCAGAACAAAAAGTATAGCAAGCAGAATCTGCACCACCCAAAGTGCTATCGTTTTGACTTTTTTAGTATTCACCATGCCCTCCTTCAAACTGTTTAAGAGTTCGGTTGTGAATCATTAGGAGCTGATAGAAAATTGTTAGTTTTCTGACCGGATCACTTGTTTGTGATAAACAATATCCTGCTAAAATACAATGACTTTGGGGTGAATCAGAGGTTTTGAGTGTTGGAAGGCTTTTAACAATGTGACGGATAAGAAGCTTATGATGAATTTTCGAGAAGTGTGCCAAGCTGGTGTCGATAACTTCGGCTGGAAGTAAGCTGCTTGCCGTTTTCCAGGGTCACAACATATTCACCGTGATACCACGGCTGCAACTCTTTAATCCGATCTATTTTGAGAATGGTAGAGCGGTGAATTCGCAGAAATTTTTCGGGATCGAGCTTGGTTTGGATGTTGTTCATTGTATCCCGCAGTAAGTGGGAGTCTTTACCGATGTATAAACGAATATAGTTTCCCGCTGCTTCAATCCAGTCGATTTCTTCCGTTTTTAAAAAAGTAACCCGGCCGCCCGCTTTGATGACCAACCGCTCCAAATATTTCCTTTCATGATTGTTACTTTTTTCAGATTTAAGATCTTGCAGTAAAGTCAGCAGCTTCTCATTAACTTCTCCTGATTTTTCTTTCCGAATATGCTCTTTGGCGCGCTGAAGTGCTTTTTGAAAACGTTCCCGGTCAAATGGTTTCAGCAGGTAATCAAGGGCGTGAACCTCGAACGCCCGCAAGGCATATTGGTCATAAGCAGTCACAAAGATAAGGGTCGGCATGTTTGAATGGCGCAAGGCTTTCAGAACGCCGAAACCATCCAATTCCGGCATTTGCACATCGAGGAAAACTAAATCCGGTTGCTGATTCCGGATTGCAGTAACGGTTTCAATGCCATCTGCGCATTCACCGATGAGTTCGATATCCGGGTCTTCCTCCAGCAAGTTTCTGATTTTTTCCCGCGCCAGGGGTTCGTCATCGGCGATGATGGTTTTAATTTTCATTTGGTTGTCAGATGTTTCGCAATCTAAAAGGTGCTTCAAATAGGAATTTAGCCACGGATTTACACGGATTACCACAGATTTTAGGAAAGACGCGCTGATGCCATTTTTTTTTGTTTCACATAATCAGTGTTCATCTGTGACAATCCGTGGCTAAAACATTTTCACGTTTTAAATGGAATGACCAACTTTACTACGAACCCTTTCTTCTCTGAGTTTCCCAATTCAAACCGAAAATTCTCGCCGTAAAGTTGCTGCAATCGTGCGCGCGTGTTGGTTAAACCGATTCCTTCTTTAAATTTCGTCTGTTTATTCTTTAGCCCCGGTCCGTCGTCGCTGATTTTGACTTGCAGCATGCCGTTTTCACGTTTGGTCAGAATTTCAATTTTGCCGGGCGCCGACCGCGGTTCGATGCCGTGGCGAACTGCGTTTTCGACCAGCGGCTGCAAAATCAGATTCGGTACTAGCGCATCCAAAGTTTCCGGAGCAATTTTTGTCTCAATTGTCAGCCGTTTTTGAAAGCGGGTTTTTTCTATCGCCAGGTACCCTTCGAGAAATTCCATTTCCTGTTTTAAAGGGACTTCCTGAACGCCGTCGCTTTCCAGAGTTAACCTGAGCAAATCGCTTAGCTGCGCCATCATGCGGTCAGCAGACTCGACATCTTTGTGCATAAGTGTTGAAATGGCGTGCAAGGTATTAAAAAGAAAATGGGGTTGAATTTGCATCTTAAGAACTTGCAATTGCGCTTGTGCCAAGCGGGTTTCCAGCTGGGAATTGCGCAATTCCCGTTCTCTGAATTTTCGATAATAATCGAAAGCATGGCTTAAACCGACAATCACCAAATAGGTAAGAAAGTTCGGATGGAATTGGAAAATAGATACCGGCCTTGAAGGCAGCCAATTGATCATGGATGTGATTTGGAACAGCACGAAAAGTTTAAGGAGCGTTACAAAAAGTCCGGTCAGAAGATGAACCAGGCCATTTTTGAGCCAATTTTGTCGTTCAAATGGAAAGCGCCTTCCCAGCTTAATAATGAACGGTGTAAAGATCGCCCAGACAATCCAGTCCGGCAGCGTGACACTTAGAGAAAGTAAAAAATTCGCTTGATTGTCCCGGTAAAGATAGGTGAGGTAAGATTGGGTCGCAAAAAAGAAACCGAGAATTGTGGCGGTTAAAAATAACAATCCGCCTTTAAGGATAAAGTGTCTGAGGAAGTTTTCTTTTTTGACATCCATAGTTGGCCCGAAATTATTAAAACTGAAATTAATATAAACCCGGAAAGGTATAGAATCAAGAAATTTCAAAGTGTCAGGGCCATTCGGATTTGACCAGAGGTCAACATAAAAATATCGGCCTCAGTGGTTGTAGTGATTGAAAGTGGGAAGAGTTAACCCAAAGGGTTGAAAGAAACTGCTTGAAAGCTTTCAAAATGTTGCTTACTTTTAAAAACACATAATTATTATTTAAGGTTGCAAATAACATGAATTTGTCACTCGACTTAAATCAATTGAAGACATTAATTGGTCAGCGCGATATCAACGAAAAATTAGAGTTAATTCGCGTTCTCGAAAAAGAGACATATCCAATTCGTTTTCGTCAGCTTCTTGAACGGATGAAAATCAAAGATTTGACTATGGATGAGATTACATCGGAAGTAGAGGCTGTCAGGACGCAGCGATATAATGAAAAGAAAAAAGGCTAGAGTCGTAATTGATACGAATATTTGGGTTAGTTTTCTTATTGGAAAAGTTCTTTCAAATCTGGAAAGTTTCGTAGTCAATGATAACATTCAGATTTTACTGAGCAATGAGCTTTTGGAAGAAATAAATGATGTCCTGCATCGGCCCAAATTTCAAGGATATTTTACTACAGAAACAATTGCCGAACTTGTCTCCCTTATGCTCGGTAAATTTAAAGTCGTTGAAATAAAAGAAACGTTCGATGTCTGTCGTGATCCAAAAGATAATTTTCTGCTGGATCTTTGTGTCTCGGGTAAAGCGGATTATTTAGTCACTGGGGATGCAGACTTACTCTCCTTAAATCCGTTCCGAAATACGGAAATCGTCGATTATAATTCGTTTCAACAGATTCTAAATGAAATAATTTCTGAATAGCACTCTCCTTCGCATCGAATATTCATTCCGAAATAAAAAATTGGTTTGAAATTAGCAAAATAATGAACGCCGAAATAGATAAAGTTCTGGCCTCTGAGGAAGCCATTTTCGCTCAAGCCGTTAAGGCTGTCGTTACAGCAGATGTCCCCGGTCTGAAAGAACTCCTTGACCAACGCCCGGATCTGGTTACGAACCGGGCCAGGGCTGCGCACAGGTCTACACTACTCCACTACACAGCAGCCAACGGCATCGAAGATGAGCTGCAATTATTATTTTCCAAAGATATTATTCGGGCTTCCTTCAGCAAGAAAAAAAATCTTATTTTTGATTTGCGAGAAAGAGTTGACTAAAACAATGAAAGTAATCCCGGTCTGACTGAATCGTTCGCATATTTTCTGAAAATAAGGAGAAGAACATGAATCGTCGAGAATTCTTTGCATCCGGACTCGGCTCTGTGGCTGCGCTTGCGTTGGCTAATGGCAAAGCGCTGGCATCTGCTTCGAAGGGTAAAGATATTCGGGCCGCCTTCCCAAGGCTGGAGGAAGAGACTTATCTCAACGCAGCCGCCATGATGCCGCTGAGCACATTCAGTGAAGAGGGCTTGCGGCGATACATTGAATTCCAGCGGTTGGGTGGCAAAAACGGCCGACTCGAATATG
Coding sequences:
- the kynU gene encoding kynureninase, whose product is MAKLTREDCAKLDREDPLSEFRDEFALPENTIYLDGNSLGALPRTTIHQMEKTVQKDWGMGLIRSWNEAEWITMPQRLGDKIAPLIGAKPGEVVVVDSTSVNLFKVLVAALRLRKDRNVIVSEQENFPSDLYISEGVMEIIGGTYERRLLPEGDDAIEELIDESVAVVMLCHVNYKNGHIHDMRRVTQAAHSKGALVIWDLSHGTGVIPIDLNGTDSDFAVGCGYKYLNGGPGAPAYLYVKEALLKEVTQPLTGWLGHTDPFAFDTEYKPADDISKFICGTPPILSYAAVESGLEIFERASIEAIREKGKRLTNLFIRLMEQECDSFGFKLLSPRDSERRGCQVAYAHSDGFPIVQALVARGVIGDFREPNIVRFGFTPLYIRYIDVWETVTRLRAIMESGEWKRPEFQERGIVT
- a CDS encoding DoxX family protein; this translates as MNTKKVKTIALWVVQILLAILFVLQAVMKLSSMPGWVDRFSRWGYPENFYLLIGVLEGLGANVRALLS
- a CDS encoding response regulator transcription factor, whose protein sequence is MKIKTIIADDEPLAREKIRNLLEEDPDIELIGECADGIETVTAIRNQQPDLVFLDVQMPELDGFGVLKALRHSNMPTLIFVTAYDQYALRAFEVHALDYLLKPFDRERFQKALQRAKEHIRKEKSGEVNEKLLTLLQDLKSEKSNNHERKYLERLVIKAGGRVTFLKTEEIDWIEAAGNYIRLYIGKDSHLLRDTMNNIQTKLDPEKFLRIHRSTILKIDRIKELQPWYHGEYVVTLENGKQLTSSRSYRHQLGTLLENSS
- a CDS encoding histidine kinase, which translates into the protein MDVKKENFLRHFILKGGLLFLTATILGFFFATQSYLTYLYRDNQANFLLSLSVTLPDWIVWAIFTPFIIKLGRRFPFERQNWLKNGLVHLLTGLFVTLLKLFVLFQITSMINWLPSRPVSIFQFHPNFLTYLVIVGLSHAFDYYRKFRERELRNSQLETRLAQAQLQVLKMQIQPHFLFNTLHAISTLMHKDVESADRMMAQLSDLLRLTLESDGVQEVPLKQEMEFLEGYLAIEKTRFQKRLTIETKIAPETLDALVPNLILQPLVENAVRHGIEPRSAPGKIEILTKRENGMLQVKISDDGPGLKNKQTKFKEGIGLTNTRARLQQLYGENFRFELGNSEKKGFVVKLVIPFKT
- a CDS encoding putative toxin-antitoxin system toxin component, PIN family, coding for MKRKKARVVIDTNIWVSFLIGKVLSNLESFVVNDNIQILLSNELLEEINDVLHRPKFQGYFTTETIAELVSLMLGKFKVVEIKETFDVCRDPKDNFLLDLCVSGKADYLVTGDADLLSLNPFRNTEIVDYNSFQQILNEIISE